From Cryptomeria japonica unplaced genomic scaffold, Sugi_1.0 HiC_scaffold_87, whole genome shotgun sequence, the proteins below share one genomic window:
- the LOC131055999 gene encoding pathogenesis-related thaumatin-like protein 3.7 gives MATVSDLVLILVAGLAIYLQMQEAAAVKFEITNQCRYTVWAAGLPGGGQQLDQGKTWTVDVPAGTKGARFWGRTGCSFDARDRGTCQTGDCNGQLSCQVSGGIPTTLAEYTLNGDGNKDFYDVSLVDEFNGPLSINPTNGQCTAPACKADVNAVCPAELKVNGGCNSACTVFQTDQYCYRGAYVDNCPATNYSMIFKNQCPQAYSYAKDDTSSTFTCPSGTTDYSIVFCP, from the exons ATGGCAACAGTATCAGATCTTGTGCTTATTCTTGTGGCTGGACTGGCTATATATCTTCAGATGCAAG AGGCGGCAGCAGTTAAGTTTGAGATAACGAACCAGTGCAGGTACACGGTTTGGGCGGCAGGATTACCCGGCGGAGGGCAGCAGCTCGACCAGGGTAAGACATGGACCGTCGATGTGCCGGCAGGGACAAAGGGAGCAAGATTCTGGGGCCGAACCGGCTGCTCTTTTGATGCGAGGGACCGAGGAACCTGTCAAACCGGTGACTGCAACGGCCAATTGAGCTGCCAGGTCTCGGGAGGCATTCCCACCACGCTGGCTGAGTACACCCTCAATGGAGATGGCAACAAGGACTTCTACGACGTCTCCCTGGTGGACGAATTCAACGGTCCTCTCTCCATCAATCCTACAAACGGACAGTGCACTGCCCCTGCATGCAAAGCCGACGTCAATGCTGTTTGCCCTGCTGAGTTGAAGGTGAATGGCGGATGCAATAGTGCCTGCACTGTCTTTCAAACTGACCAGTATTGCTACAGAGGTGCCTATGTCGACAACTGCCCTGCCACAAACTACTCGATGATCTTCAAGAACCAGTGCCCTCAGGCCTACAGTTATGCCAAGGATGATACTTCCAGCACTTTCACCTGCCCTTCTGGAACCACTGACTACAGTATTGTATTCTGTCCCTAA
- the LOC131864484 gene encoding pathogenesis-related thaumatin-like protein 3.7, with protein sequence MAMVSDLALVLVAGLAISLHMQQAWAVKFDIRNQCGYTVWAAGLPGGGQQLDQGQTWTVDVPAGTKAARFWGRTGCSFDASGRGTCQTGDCNGQLSCQVSGGVPTTLVEYTLNGDGNQDFYDVSLVDGFNVPLSINPTNGQCTAPACKADVNAACPAELKVNGGCNSACTVFQTDQYCCRGSYVKNCPATNYSMMFKNQCPQAYSYAKDDSSSTFTCPSGTTDYSIVFCP encoded by the exons ATGGCGATGGTATCAGATCTTGCGCTTGTTCTTGTGGCTGGACTGGCCATATCTTTACATATGCAAC AGGCGTGGGCAGTTAAGTTTGATATACGAAACCAGTGCGGGTACACAGTTTGGGCGGCAGGACTACCAGGAGGAGGGCAGCAGCTTGACCAAGGTCAGACATGGACCGTCGATGTGCCGGCAGGGACAAAGGCGGCAAGATTCTGGGGCCGAACTGGCTGTTCTTTCGATGCGAGCGGCCGAGGAACCTGTCAAACTGGTGACTGCAACGGCCAACTGAGCTGCCAAGTCTCGGGGGGCGTTCCGACCACGCTGGTCGAGTACACCCTAAATGGAGATGGCAACCAGGACTTCTACGATGTCTCCCTGGTTGACGGCTTCAACGTTCCTCTCTCCATCAATCCTACAAATGGACAGTGCACTGCCCCTGCATGCAAAGCCGACGTGAATGCTGCTTGCCCTGCTGAATTGAAGGTGAATGGTGGATGCAATAGTGCCTGTACTGTCTTTCAAACTGACCAGTATTGCTGCAGAGGTTCCTATGTCAAGAACTGCCCCGCCACAAACTACTCGATGATGTTCAAGAACCAGTGCCCACAGGCATACAGTTATGCTAAGGACGATTCTTCCAGCACTTTCACCTGCCCCTCTGGTACCACCGACTATAGTATTGTATTCTGTCCCTAG
- the LOC131864467 gene encoding pathogenesis-related thaumatin-like protein 3.7 has protein sequence MATVSDLVLILVAGLAIYLQMQEAAAVKFEITNQCRYTVWAAGLPGGGQQLDQGKTWTVDVPAGTKGARFWGRTGCSFDASDRGTCQTGDCNGQLSCQVSGGIPTTLAEYTLNGDGNKDFYDVSLVDEFNGPLSINPTNGQCTAPACKADVNAVCPAELKVNGGCNSACTVFQTDQYCYRGAYVDNCPATNYSMIFKNQCPQAYSYAKDDTSSTFTCPSGTTDYSIVFCP, from the exons ATGGCAACAGTATCAGATCTTGTGCTTATTCTTGTGGCTGGACTGGCTATATATCTTCAGATGCAAG AGGCGGCAGCAGTTAAGTTTGAGATAACGAACCAGTGCAGGTACACGGTTTGGGCGGCAGGATTACCCGGCGGAGGGCAGCAGCTCGACCAGGGTAAGACATGGACCGTCGATGTGCCGGCAGGGACAAAGGGAGCAAGATTCTGGGGCCGAACCGGCTGCTCTTTTGATGCGAGCGACCGAGGAACCTGTCAAACCGGTGACTGCAACGGCCAATTGAGCTGCCAGGTCTCGGGAGGCATTCCCACCACGCTGGCTGAGTACACCCTCAATGGAGATGGCAACAAGGACTTCTACGACGTCTCCCTGGTGGACGAATTCAACGGTCCTCTCTCCATCAATCCTACAAACGGACAGTGCACTGCCCCTGCATGCAAAGCCGACGTCAATGCTGTTTGCCCTGCTGAGTTGAAGGTGAATGGCGGATGCAATAGTGCCTGCACTGTCTTTCAAACTGACCAGTATTGCTACAGAGGTGCCTATGTCGACAACTGCCCTGCCACAAACTACTCGATGATCTTCAAGAACCAGTGCCCTCAGGCCTACAGTTATGCCAAGGATGATACTTCCAGCACTTTCACCTGCCCTTCTGGAACCACTGACTACAGTATTGTATTCTGTCCCTAA